Proteins from one Carcharodon carcharias isolate sCarCar2 chromosome 19, sCarCar2.pri, whole genome shotgun sequence genomic window:
- the LOC121291663 gene encoding major histocompatibility complex class I-related gene protein-like isoform X2 codes for MPGMEDWNRQMTGLRFTLLSLCTAIGIQADFHTFQQLFIYYKDLPGVPEFSVVGMLDDLPTQYYDSSLRKAEPRQQWMADCFADDYWQEQTRTADALHMILVSSLSPFLNSFRITYILGIWSCVLQNNKNANKTGLVKMKNSYGEIQCEITTMRCSGIGLLALLNKEFESILNQNIALVQKLNTNCVQNLQSNLQAGKAALERKVAPEVLVFSKTSTDGSTSLLCLVTAFYPRAINATWLRNGDPVLDALTVTVLPNYNATYRMEILVDIEDNNPKSYFCKVQHSSLPKTLTVQSGVEGVSETIHSGPVLGLLLAIMGRVI; via the exons ATGCCCGGGATGGAGGATTGGAACAGACAGATGACGGGGCTGAGATTCACCCTGCTGTCCCTATGCACTGCAATCGGCATCCAAGCAG ACTTCCACACCTTTCAGCAACTCTTCATCTACTACAAGGACCTCCCTGGCGTGCCGGAATTCTCGGTGGTCGGAATGCTGGATGACCTACCGACACAGTACTAcgacagctccctgagaaaggCTGAGCCCAGGCAGCAGTGGATGGCTGACTGTTTTGCGGATGACTACTGGCAGGAGCAGACCAGGACCGCAGACGCTCTTCACATGATTCTCGTCAGCAGCCTTAGTCCATTCCTCAACAGCTTTC GTATCACATACATACTGGGGATCTGGAGCTGTGTGCTACAAAACAACAAGAATGCCAACAAGACCGGCCTTGTAAAGATGAAAAATAGTTATGGAGAGATTCAATGTGAAATAACCACCATGCGTTGCAGTGGAATAGGTTTATTAGCTTTACTGAATAAAGAATTTGAAAGCATCCTCAACCAAAATATCGCTTtggtccagaaactgaacaccaaCTGTGTCCAAAATCTTCAGTCAAATCTTCAAGCTGGTAAAGCAGCCCTGGAACGAAAAG ttGCCCCTGAGGTGCTGGTTTTCAGTAAGACGTCCACTGATGGCTCCACATCTCTCCTTTGTCTTGTCACTGCCTTCTATCCCCGTGCTATCAATGCCACCTGGCTGCGGAACGGAGACCCCGTATTGGATGCCCTTACAGTGACCGTTCTGCCAAACTACAATGCAACATACAGAATGGAGATCCTCGTAGACATTGAGGACAATAACCCAAAGAGCTACTTCTGTAAAGTTCAACATAGCAGCCTGCCCAAGACACTGACAGTGCAGTCGG GTGTCGAAGGGGTGAGTGAGACCATTCATTCTGGCCCAGTCCTCGGCCTCTTGCTGGCAATAATGGGAAGAGTGATCTAG
- the LOC121291663 gene encoding major histocompatibility complex class I-related gene protein-like isoform X1, with amino-acid sequence MMEGILNVKMGRRLHKDSALVTVSNTVMERCICSRHVGEDFHTFQQLFIYYKDLPGVPEFSVVGMLDDLPTQYYDSSLRKAEPRQQWMADCFADDYWQEQTRTADALHMILVSSLSPFLNSFRITYILGIWSCVLQNNKNANKTGLVKMKNSYGEIQCEITTMRCSGIGLLALLNKEFESILNQNIALVQKLNTNCVQNLQSNLQAGKAALERKVAPEVLVFSKTSTDGSTSLLCLVTAFYPRAINATWLRNGDPVLDALTVTVLPNYNATYRMEILVDIEDNNPKSYFCKVQHSSLPKTLTVQSGVEGVSETIHSGPVLGLLLAIMGRVI; translated from the exons atgatggagggtatcctcaatgtgaagatgggacgtcgtctccacaaggactctgcGTTAGTCACTGTGAGcaatactgtcatggagagaTGCATCTGCAGTAGGCATGTTGGTGAAG ACTTCCACACCTTTCAGCAACTCTTCATCTACTACAAGGACCTCCCTGGCGTGCCGGAATTCTCGGTGGTCGGAATGCTGGATGACCTACCGACACAGTACTAcgacagctccctgagaaaggCTGAGCCCAGGCAGCAGTGGATGGCTGACTGTTTTGCGGATGACTACTGGCAGGAGCAGACCAGGACCGCAGACGCTCTTCACATGATTCTCGTCAGCAGCCTTAGTCCATTCCTCAACAGCTTTC GTATCACATACATACTGGGGATCTGGAGCTGTGTGCTACAAAACAACAAGAATGCCAACAAGACCGGCCTTGTAAAGATGAAAAATAGTTATGGAGAGATTCAATGTGAAATAACCACCATGCGTTGCAGTGGAATAGGTTTATTAGCTTTACTGAATAAAGAATTTGAAAGCATCCTCAACCAAAATATCGCTTtggtccagaaactgaacaccaaCTGTGTCCAAAATCTTCAGTCAAATCTTCAAGCTGGTAAAGCAGCCCTGGAACGAAAAG ttGCCCCTGAGGTGCTGGTTTTCAGTAAGACGTCCACTGATGGCTCCACATCTCTCCTTTGTCTTGTCACTGCCTTCTATCCCCGTGCTATCAATGCCACCTGGCTGCGGAACGGAGACCCCGTATTGGATGCCCTTACAGTGACCGTTCTGCCAAACTACAATGCAACATACAGAATGGAGATCCTCGTAGACATTGAGGACAATAACCCAAAGAGCTACTTCTGTAAAGTTCAACATAGCAGCCTGCCCAAGACACTGACAGTGCAGTCGG GTGTCGAAGGGGTGAGTGAGACCATTCATTCTGGCCCAGTCCTCGGCCTCTTGCTGGCAATAATGGGAAGAGTGATCTAG